In a genomic window of Sulfuriferula nivalis:
- the glcF gene encoding glycolate oxidase subunit GlcF, with the protein MQTNLAEQFKNTPLGQEADAILRSCVHCGFCTATCPTYQIQSDELDGPRGRIYLIKQVLEGQPATAKTQLHLDRCLTCRSCESTCPSGVQYGHLVDIGRAVVEQQVGRTWREKLLRGTLRAVIPYRQRFGALLKLGRLVSPLLPAALQRKMPAAQNAGQWPAPRHERKMLVLQGCAQPAATPLTNAAAARVLDKLGVSLLEISTAGCCGALSHHLNAEQEALDFARRNIDAWWPHIVAGAETLVMTASGCGVMVKDYGHLLRNDPDYAEKAQRVSAMTRDLVEVLLQEDLSSLQPYQHEPIAVHAPCTLQHGQKLPGSLEQLMRRAGFILTSVPDAHLCCGSAGTYSILQPTLSQQLLQQKLTALNSGQPSLIVTANVGCQLHLASQSAIPVQHWITLFDVAGN; encoded by the coding sequence ATGCAAACTAATCTGGCTGAACAATTCAAAAACACACCGCTAGGGCAGGAAGCTGATGCGATTTTGCGTAGCTGCGTGCATTGCGGATTCTGTACCGCGACCTGTCCAACCTATCAAATCCAGAGCGATGAACTGGATGGTCCGCGTGGTCGCATCTATTTGATCAAGCAGGTGTTGGAAGGCCAGCCTGCGACTGCCAAGACGCAGCTGCATCTGGATCGTTGTTTAACTTGCCGTTCCTGCGAATCGACTTGCCCATCTGGCGTGCAGTACGGGCATCTGGTTGATATCGGTCGTGCGGTGGTTGAGCAGCAAGTAGGCCGTACCTGGCGTGAAAAATTGTTGCGTGGCACGTTGCGTGCAGTGATCCCATATCGTCAGCGCTTCGGTGCTTTACTCAAGCTAGGTCGTTTGGTCAGTCCGTTACTCCCAGCGGCATTGCAACGCAAGATGCCTGCTGCACAAAATGCCGGACAGTGGCCAGCGCCACGTCATGAACGGAAAATGCTGGTGTTGCAAGGCTGCGCGCAGCCTGCAGCTACGCCGCTTACCAATGCAGCTGCCGCTCGTGTGCTGGATAAGCTGGGCGTGAGTCTGCTGGAAATCAGCACAGCAGGTTGCTGTGGTGCGTTAAGCCATCATCTGAATGCAGAGCAGGAAGCACTTGATTTTGCACGGCGTAATATCGATGCCTGGTGGCCACATATCGTGGCGGGAGCCGAAACCTTGGTGATGACTGCCAGCGGTTGTGGCGTCATGGTCAAAGATTATGGACACTTGTTACGTAATGATCCTGACTATGCCGAAAAAGCCCAGCGCGTATCAGCAATGACGCGTGATCTGGTAGAAGTGCTGCTGCAAGAAGATTTGTCGTCACTACAACCGTATCAGCATGAGCCAATTGCGGTGCATGCACCGTGCACGTTGCAACATGGTCAGAAACTGCCGGGTAGTCTGGAACAGCTGATGCGTCGCGCTGGTTTTATTTTGACCAGCGTACCTGATGCGCATTTGTGTTGTGGCTCTGCAGGGACTTATTCGATTTTGCAGCCCACACTGTCACAGCAACTCTTGCAACAAAAACTAACCGCTTTGAACAGTGGACAACCATCCTTAATTGTCACTGCCAATGTGGGGTGTCAGCTCCATCTGGCAAGTCAGTCAGCTATTCCTGTGCAGCATTGGATTACATTGTTTGATGTGGCTGGCAATTAG
- a CDS encoding helix-turn-helix transcriptional regulator — protein MNNVTDKATTVQMKWDVRQRLILLETTLLMVGWVRITSLMEMFSISRAQASKDFQGYQLLRPNNLRYNKSAKYYEISDGFMPLLLTGKTSELLSIFHTPHTPNPPVLSLTAYQPHASAINPLDREIDLTIFRLISNAAYNHRKVKILYQSLTQADSQERIISPHTLVYSGYRWHIRAYSEHHQAYRDFVLARIKNVPTLIDEVGIDDTNDTEWHTQVPIVIGPHPNLSDNHKTVIVDDYGMCDDQITVQMRGALVGYFLKLMHLEPSREHPDAKVQQIVVLNKDVVKHWVWGE, from the coding sequence ATGAACAATGTCACTGACAAAGCAACGACGGTCCAGATGAAATGGGATGTACGCCAACGCCTCATATTATTAGAAACCACCCTGCTCATGGTGGGATGGGTTCGTATTACATCCCTTATGGAAATGTTCAGTATTAGTCGTGCGCAGGCATCCAAAGATTTTCAGGGATATCAGTTATTGCGTCCAAACAACTTACGATATAACAAATCAGCAAAATACTATGAAATAAGTGATGGGTTTATGCCGCTGTTACTAACAGGCAAAACATCAGAATTGCTAAGCATCTTTCACACTCCACATACACCTAACCCTCCTGTACTTTCACTAACGGCTTATCAACCACACGCGAGTGCAATTAACCCATTGGATCGCGAAATTGATCTAACTATTTTTAGATTGATAAGTAATGCGGCATACAACCACCGTAAAGTTAAGATTTTGTATCAGTCACTTACTCAAGCTGACTCGCAAGAACGCATAATATCCCCACATACTTTGGTATATAGCGGATATCGTTGGCATATTCGTGCTTATAGTGAACATCATCAAGCATACCGAGATTTTGTGTTAGCTCGTATTAAGAACGTGCCTACGTTAATAGATGAGGTCGGTATCGATGATACAAATGATACCGAGTGGCATACACAGGTGCCCATTGTCATCGGCCCGCATCCAAATTTATCAGATAATCACAAGACAGTTATAGTTGATGATTATGGTATGTGTGACGATCAGATCACAGTTCAAATGAGGGGTGCTTTGGTTGGGTACTTCTTAAAATTAATGCACTTAGAGCCTAGTAGAGAACACCCAGACGCTAAGGTGCAGCAAATTGTTGTTTTAAATAAAGACGTTGTTAAGCATTGGGTATGGGGTGAGTAG
- a CDS encoding pentapeptide repeat-containing protein — protein MKMIKFDLQMKGVKITSVEELQDNFSADILPIFQSGRLAKWFKSRDMLDQALAIEAIAKDSSELQQLGNICRALDLDDDEEVLRFLLDDRAAPQITPVTPTVEVEEDTIIITKSGIDWSGQDMSGRRFIGEDLRHANLAGANLAGADLSGANLSHSNLKGANLTGTIVSQADFTSANLSNATLNSLKAEAGVCFIQANLEKAIFNDAILHGADFTESCLNEVNFTGTQFTNVNFTQANLNASVLKAAHFSGMINLFRADLSFADLTNVVLPYDANLAEMKLTGSIGYIENYFLGLDVLDTEDAEEVKTALMEATEMAVKVNLAEQNVNELEKKLANYVEYMKGRDIFDGESGESLKEIAINKMTTALRQAKIEREGIRANAARLMEKAKFMFSNIKEPMLQEEEPLSKRMLRSWYVKL, from the coding sequence ATGAAAATGATTAAATTTGACCTTCAAATGAAGGGCGTAAAAATAACCAGTGTTGAAGAATTGCAAGATAACTTCAGTGCCGATATTTTGCCTATTTTTCAATCAGGGCGATTAGCTAAATGGTTCAAATCGCGGGATATGCTAGATCAGGCACTTGCCATCGAAGCCATAGCCAAAGACAGTAGTGAATTACAACAACTCGGCAATATTTGTCGTGCACTGGATCTGGATGATGATGAAGAAGTATTGCGGTTTTTGTTGGATGATAGAGCCGCTCCTCAAATCACACCTGTTACACCGACAGTTGAAGTTGAAGAAGATACGATAATCATTACAAAGTCAGGGATAGATTGGAGCGGTCAGGATATGAGTGGTCGTCGTTTTATTGGTGAGGATTTGCGACATGCTAATTTAGCAGGTGCTAATTTAGCAGGTGCCGACTTGTCAGGAGCAAATCTGAGCCATTCTAATTTGAAGGGTGCTAATTTAACTGGAACTATAGTGAGTCAGGCAGACTTTACGTCTGCTAATTTGTCAAATGCGACTTTGAACTCTTTAAAAGCAGAAGCTGGAGTTTGCTTTATCCAAGCCAATCTTGAAAAAGCAATATTTAACGATGCCATTCTGCATGGTGCGGATTTTACTGAATCTTGCTTAAATGAGGTCAATTTTACAGGAACTCAATTTACTAACGTGAATTTTACACAAGCCAATTTGAATGCATCTGTTTTGAAAGCAGCGCATTTTTCAGGGATGATTAACTTGTTTAGAGCGGATTTATCATTTGCTGACTTAACTAATGTCGTGCTGCCATATGATGCTAACTTGGCTGAAATGAAGCTAACTGGTTCAATTGGATACATAGAAAACTATTTTCTTGGTTTAGACGTGCTAGACACTGAGGATGCCGAGGAAGTGAAAACAGCATTGATGGAAGCCACGGAAATGGCAGTAAAAGTCAATTTAGCAGAGCAAAATGTAAATGAACTTGAAAAAAAATTAGCCAATTATGTAGAGTATATGAAAGGGCGCGATATCTTCGACGGCGAGTCGGGTGAAAGTCTCAAAGAGATCGCCATAAATAAAATGACTACGGCTCTAAGACAGGCAAAAATTGAAAGAGAGGGGATAAGAGCGAATGCAGCCAGATTAATGGAGAAAGCTAAATTTATGTTTTCAAACATTAAAGAACCCATGCTCCAGGAAGAAGAGCCGCTTTCGAAGCGAATGCTTCGCTCATGGTATGTTAAATTATGA
- a CDS encoding AAA family ATPase, with protein sequence MTTSASIQIINHIRSYVESRYPMLYLVTSEDAVADDIICALTEGRKITEWNMALGLVNFATKQPYMEDEYKDLSAALLWMLEQDFEQQIIVIRDVHLGLRDNAIAVARLKALVMQVLGRAHTHITIFLVATQVYIPVELEKFTTLFDLPLPDEISIRGLIEDEALMLDVCIDEETISQLATSFQGLTHYEIKQLLKRSYQTEGEIGRQHIELIHDEKAQIIQKNGALELIKTKESLASIGGLKNLKTWLRQKEKILANWSDARKFGVETPKGIMVVGMPGCGKSLTAKATASLFKLPLLKLDMGSMMGKYVGESEGNMRRALKVAEAVSPCVLWVDEVEKAFVGIGSQGAGSEVATRMFGYFLTWMQEKTSQVFVIATANDISALPPELLRKGRFDEIFYVDFPNEIERKDIFSLHLKKRGKLNEHTDLGQLAKDTMDYSGADIESVVKDAIESAFVEGKAELDTVRLQKIIINTQPLGAVMKDKVKEYKDKFEKMKIKKAS encoded by the coding sequence ATGACGACATCAGCATCAATACAAATAATCAATCATATCCGTAGTTATGTCGAATCCCGTTATCCCATGCTTTATTTGGTGACATCTGAAGATGCTGTGGCTGACGACATCATCTGCGCACTGACTGAAGGTCGAAAAATCACCGAATGGAATATGGCACTGGGTTTGGTTAACTTCGCGACTAAGCAACCCTATATGGAGGATGAATATAAAGATTTATCTGCCGCTTTATTGTGGATGCTGGAACAAGATTTTGAACAGCAGATTATAGTGATTCGGGATGTGCATTTAGGTTTGCGTGATAACGCGATTGCCGTGGCTAGGCTTAAAGCCTTGGTGATGCAAGTGCTAGGACGAGCGCATACGCATATCACTATTTTCTTAGTGGCTACTCAGGTTTATATTCCTGTTGAGTTGGAGAAATTTACCACATTATTCGATTTGCCATTGCCTGACGAAATAAGCATTCGTGGCTTAATTGAAGATGAGGCACTCATGCTTGATGTGTGTATTGACGAGGAAACGATTAGTCAATTGGCCACGTCATTCCAAGGGCTTACACATTACGAGATTAAGCAATTGCTCAAGCGTAGTTATCAAACTGAGGGGGAGATTGGTCGTCAGCATATAGAGCTAATTCATGATGAAAAAGCGCAGATTATCCAAAAAAATGGTGCGCTGGAATTGATTAAGACTAAAGAAAGTCTGGCGAGTATCGGTGGTTTGAAGAATCTTAAAACCTGGCTAAGACAAAAAGAAAAGATATTAGCGAACTGGTCTGATGCACGTAAATTCGGTGTAGAAACACCAAAGGGAATTATGGTTGTGGGTATGCCTGGTTGTGGCAAATCACTCACGGCTAAAGCGACTGCGAGCTTATTTAAGCTACCTTTGCTCAAGCTGGATATGGGTTCCATGATGGGTAAATATGTAGGTGAAAGCGAAGGTAATATGCGCCGCGCGTTAAAAGTGGCGGAAGCGGTTAGCCCATGCGTGCTATGGGTTGATGAAGTCGAAAAGGCATTTGTCGGCATCGGCAGTCAAGGAGCTGGATCAGAAGTAGCGACACGAATGTTTGGTTATTTCTTAACTTGGATGCAGGAAAAAACCAGCCAGGTATTTGTCATCGCCACAGCCAATGACATATCGGCTTTACCACCTGAATTGTTACGTAAAGGCCGTTTTGATGAGATTTTTTATGTAGATTTCCCTAACGAGATTGAGCGTAAAGACATTTTCAGCCTGCATCTTAAAAAACGCGGCAAACTCAATGAACATACCGACCTTGGGCAACTTGCGAAAGATACCATGGATTATTCGGGTGCTGACATCGAATCCGTTGTTAAAGATGCGATCGAAAGCGCATTTGTGGAAGGTAAAGCAGAGTTAGATACCGTGCGTTTGCAAAAAATCATTATCAACACCCAACCATTGGGCGCTGTGATGAAAGACAAGGTAAAAGAATATAAGGATAAATTTGAAAAGATGAAAATCAAAAAAGCCTCGTGA
- a CDS encoding AAA family ATPase: MKLDIQKNKSTFTDNLNKELKHLWLLRIILKLEAHKRFLNEHAFRFDDIARELGLDNYVDNPRAYNRDLILTELRQNLATIEKHPPQAKSESRLWENLGMLGQALKLNDIEILILFFAIAVKTEDHFEEAIDSMGNLNIASIEKIFSICLGIGITDVRTALSESGTLFRTGILWLDMDSVYTFSNTVVIMHGLTTELMREQNEPLSLFHNHIVPSFKAKLGAEHYSHLTEDTATIKHYLGAAGQAKNTGINILIYGAPGSGKTEYARMIAEVTGHHLYEIATETRQAKALEGSERFRAFRLAQTILERRHDTLILFDEIEDVFKESLSKSGKRDNQSGTKAWVNRLLETNPVPSFWLTNNLPQLDPAVVRRFDYILEMNAPPRSVRARMLDDYLIDLPVSTHWKRQMSEHENLVPAVIERAAKVVRHIKHTIPTQDMDKVISKVMGNTLEALYLPRMPKASLGMDTNYRLGILNADCNVGEICDNLVTEKRGRLCLYGPPGTGKSAFGRYIADRMDRPLLIKRASDILSPFLGEAEINMAKMFREAEIENAVLLLDEADTYLQDRKNAQRSWEISEVNEMLTQMESFDGVFIASTNLMSSLDPAALRRFDLKLRFDYLKPEQAWLMFTDTIAKLGLPLDESLQKSVAALAMLTPGDFATVSRQARLRKITDDADLLSRLTDECALKPDANKRAIGFSSY; encoded by the coding sequence ATGAAACTCGATATTCAAAAAAATAAATCAACCTTTACTGACAACTTAAATAAAGAGCTAAAGCATTTATGGCTCTTACGTATCATTCTAAAACTTGAAGCGCATAAAAGGTTTTTGAATGAACATGCATTTAGATTTGATGATATAGCACGTGAACTAGGTTTGGACAATTACGTTGATAATCCACGTGCATACAACCGCGATTTAATTCTGACTGAGCTACGTCAAAATTTAGCCACCATTGAGAAGCATCCACCCCAAGCAAAATCGGAATCACGGCTATGGGAAAACCTTGGCATGCTAGGTCAAGCACTTAAACTGAATGATATTGAAATTCTGATTCTCTTTTTTGCCATCGCTGTTAAAACCGAAGATCATTTTGAAGAAGCTATTGATTCTATGGGTAACCTAAATATAGCGTCCATAGAAAAAATATTCAGCATCTGCCTTGGAATTGGAATAACTGATGTCCGGACAGCTCTCTCTGAATCAGGCACCCTATTTCGTACAGGTATCCTGTGGCTTGATATGGACAGTGTTTATACCTTTTCAAACACAGTAGTCATCATGCACGGTTTAACAACTGAACTCATGCGTGAACAGAATGAGCCTTTGAGTTTATTCCATAACCACATCGTCCCATCTTTTAAAGCCAAACTGGGTGCAGAGCATTATTCCCATCTTACCGAAGACACCGCAACCATCAAGCACTATCTTGGCGCTGCCGGACAAGCAAAAAACACAGGGATAAATATACTTATTTATGGTGCTCCTGGCAGTGGAAAAACCGAGTACGCACGAATGATAGCTGAAGTTACAGGACATCATCTATACGAGATAGCCACCGAAACTCGCCAAGCTAAAGCGCTGGAAGGATCAGAACGGTTTCGCGCGTTCAGATTAGCGCAAACCATCCTGGAACGGCGTCATGACACGCTGATCCTGTTCGATGAAATCGAGGATGTGTTCAAAGAGTCACTTAGTAAATCAGGTAAAAGAGACAATCAAAGTGGCACTAAAGCATGGGTAAATCGATTATTGGAAACCAACCCAGTGCCCTCCTTCTGGCTTACCAACAACTTGCCGCAACTGGATCCCGCTGTCGTACGTAGGTTTGACTACATACTGGAAATGAATGCACCTCCCCGCAGTGTTCGTGCTCGTATGCTTGATGATTATTTAATTGACCTACCAGTTTCCACGCACTGGAAACGTCAAATGTCAGAACATGAAAATTTGGTGCCCGCCGTCATTGAACGAGCAGCAAAAGTTGTACGACACATTAAACATACCATTCCAACACAGGATATGGATAAGGTTATTTCTAAGGTGATGGGCAATACCTTGGAAGCACTTTATCTACCCCGTATGCCTAAGGCATCATTAGGCATGGATACCAACTATCGCCTAGGAATTCTCAATGCTGACTGCAATGTAGGAGAGATTTGCGATAACTTGGTAACGGAAAAACGAGGCCGCTTGTGTTTGTACGGTCCGCCGGGTACAGGAAAATCTGCATTCGGCCGATATATTGCTGACCGTATGGATCGTCCTCTGCTCATCAAGCGTGCATCTGACATACTCTCACCATTTCTTGGTGAAGCTGAGATAAACATGGCGAAAATGTTCCGAGAAGCCGAAATCGAAAATGCCGTGTTGCTACTAGATGAGGCTGACACCTATCTGCAAGATCGGAAAAATGCCCAGCGTTCATGGGAAATCAGTGAAGTAAACGAGATGCTCACGCAAATGGAAAGTTTTGATGGTGTATTTATTGCCTCAACCAACCTCATGAGTAGCCTGGATCCAGCCGCTTTAAGACGTTTTGATTTAAAGTTGCGATTTGATTATCTGAAGCCAGAACAAGCCTGGCTTATGTTTACTGACACTATAGCCAAACTAGGCTTGCCGCTCGATGAATCATTACAAAAATCAGTAGCTGCACTCGCTATGCTGACACCTGGTGACTTCGCTACGGTTAGTAGACAGGCTCGGCTGCGTAAAATTACTGATGACGCTGATTTGCTAAGTCGGTTAACGGATGAATGCGCCCTTAAGCCAGATGCAAATAAACGCGCTATTGGCTTTTCATCTTACTGA
- a CDS encoding DUF2779 domain-containing protein, with amino-acid sequence MRTFSKSKLLALRQCPKRLWLEINRPDLREDSDATEASFQIGFQVGDIAQQIYDPDGCGALIDIQSEGFKRAFERSAELLNIAQPIFEAGFSAGGAMAFADVMLPIQNEGKQAWRMVEVKSSTSVKDYHRDDVAVQAFVTQSAGVPLKSIALAHIDSSWVYPGDDNYHGLLKENDLTAEAFARTEEVQGWITQAQNIVAETDEPDIKIGNHCDTPYECGFFAYCSQNEPKPEYPINWLPRFPSAKKRELAAQGLYDMTEIPDDLLNDKQQRVKDYTVSNTVYFDAEGALADLAEYPLPAYFLDFETIQFAVPIWKGTRPYQQITFQFSLHTLTESGELEHSDFLDLSGNNPSEAFAYALIAACGQQGPVYVYNAGFEMARIRELAERYPSISVSLLAINERVVDLLPIARERYYHPSQQGSWSIKKVLPAVVPELRYDALDGVQDGGMAMDAFLEAIHPNTNTERKAQVKQQLLAYCKLDTYAMVRLWQVFAGRTDMRL; translated from the coding sequence ATGCGCACATTCTCAAAATCCAAGCTGCTCGCTTTACGACAATGTCCAAAACGGTTGTGGCTGGAAATCAATCGTCCTGATCTACGTGAGGATTCGGATGCAACTGAAGCCAGTTTTCAGATTGGATTCCAGGTCGGGGATATTGCTCAGCAAATATATGATCCGGATGGTTGTGGTGCGCTAATTGATATTCAGAGCGAAGGATTTAAGCGTGCATTTGAACGCAGCGCTGAATTACTGAATATTGCGCAACCCATTTTTGAGGCTGGTTTTTCAGCAGGTGGAGCGATGGCATTCGCCGATGTCATGTTACCTATACAAAATGAGGGCAAGCAAGCCTGGCGCATGGTGGAAGTTAAATCCTCTACTAGCGTTAAAGATTACCATCGCGACGATGTGGCGGTGCAAGCGTTTGTAACGCAGTCTGCAGGTGTGCCGTTGAAGTCTATTGCATTGGCGCACATTGACAGTTCCTGGGTTTATCCTGGCGACGATAATTATCACGGCCTTTTAAAAGAAAATGACCTTACAGCGGAAGCCTTTGCGCGGACAGAGGAAGTTCAAGGTTGGATAACCCAGGCGCAAAATATCGTTGCTGAAACTGATGAACCAGATATTAAAATTGGTAATCATTGCGATACGCCTTATGAGTGTGGCTTCTTCGCATATTGCAGTCAAAATGAGCCGAAACCTGAATACCCAATTAATTGGTTGCCACGTTTTCCTTCGGCCAAGAAGCGTGAACTGGCGGCTCAAGGGTTGTACGATATGACAGAAATACCCGATGACTTGCTTAATGATAAGCAACAACGAGTAAAAGATTACACGGTATCCAATACAGTATATTTTGATGCTGAAGGCGCATTGGCGGATCTGGCTGAGTATCCGCTTCCAGCCTATTTTCTTGATTTTGAGACTATTCAGTTTGCAGTACCTATCTGGAAAGGCACACGACCATATCAGCAGATTACCTTCCAGTTTAGCTTGCACACATTAACTGAATCAGGCGAGTTGGAACATAGTGACTTCCTTGATCTGTCTGGTAATAACCCATCCGAGGCATTTGCGTATGCGTTAATCGCAGCTTGTGGTCAGCAAGGCCCCGTTTATGTCTATAACGCAGGCTTTGAAATGGCACGTATCCGTGAATTGGCTGAACGTTATCCATCGATAAGTGTATCGCTGCTAGCCATTAACGAGCGTGTGGTTGATCTGCTGCCTATTGCACGTGAGCGTTATTATCACCCTAGTCAGCAAGGTAGCTGGAGCATTAAAAAAGTACTGCCTGCCGTAGTGCCTGAATTACGTTATGACGCGCTCGATGGTGTGCAAGATGGTGGCATGGCGATGGATGCTTTTCTTGAAGCTATTCATCCGAATACGAATACTGAACGCAAAGCTCAAGTCAAGCAGCAGCTTTTAGCGTATTGCAAGCTCGATACTTACGCCATGGTGCGCCTGTGGCAGGTATTTGCTGGTCGCACAGATATGAGGTTATAG
- a CDS encoding helix-turn-helix transcriptional regulator, whose translation MPKRPNSVEELNLTHAILQRIPKGRTVTASELRQQLADAGINRDLRTLQRQLDMLSENYDIDRDDSSKPYRYKWKEFAKGLSLVGLSPQESLLLTLAEQHLNSLLPAKLMKSMQGFFTQARSQLGDKSSTKREREWLEKVRVVSTTQPLLPPKIDPLVFEQVSNALYANQWLEVDYKNAAGKRTETRVMPLGLAQQGQRMYLVCRFDGYDNERSLALNRIISAKVSTLTFERPKDFDLKQYDDDGRFGYGNGQHIKLSFRIDKDAGLHLLESPLSLDQRVVELDDAYEITATVVDSEMLEWWLRGFGDSVSMVTKN comes from the coding sequence ATGCCAAAACGTCCAAATTCCGTTGAAGAACTCAATCTAACGCATGCAATATTACAGCGCATTCCCAAGGGACGTACGGTTACTGCATCGGAGTTGCGTCAGCAACTGGCTGATGCAGGTATTAATCGTGACTTGCGCACCCTGCAGCGCCAACTGGATATGCTTAGCGAAAACTATGACATTGATCGTGATGACAGCAGCAAGCCGTATCGTTACAAATGGAAAGAATTTGCCAAAGGGCTAAGCCTAGTTGGCCTTAGCCCACAGGAGTCGTTGTTGCTTACCCTTGCTGAACAGCATTTGAACAGCCTGTTGCCCGCCAAACTAATGAAATCAATGCAAGGCTTCTTTACCCAGGCACGCAGCCAGCTAGGAGATAAAAGTTCGACTAAACGTGAGCGGGAATGGCTGGAGAAAGTGCGTGTAGTCAGCACCACCCAACCGTTGCTGCCACCCAAGATTGACCCGCTAGTATTTGAACAGGTCAGCAATGCGCTCTACGCAAATCAGTGGCTGGAAGTAGACTACAAAAATGCCGCTGGCAAACGCACCGAGACTCGCGTCATGCCGCTGGGCTTGGCGCAACAGGGTCAACGCATGTACCTCGTTTGTCGATTTGATGGTTATGATAACGAGCGTAGCCTTGCGTTGAATCGCATCATCTCCGCAAAGGTTTCAACGCTAACGTTTGAACGCCCCAAAGACTTCGATCTTAAGCAATATGACGACGATGGCCGATTTGGTTATGGTAATGGCCAACACATTAAGCTGAGTTTCCGTATTGATAAGGATGCGGGACTGCATTTGCTTGAATCGCCTCTGTCGCTGGATCAGCGGGTAGTGGAGTTGGATGATGCCTACGAGATTACTGCGACGGTGGTGGATAGTGAGATGCTGGAGTGGTGGTTGCGGGGATTTGGGGATTCAGTAAGTATGGTAACTAAAAATTAA
- a CDS encoding DUF1643 domain-containing protein yields the protein MIYNHIDDVTVTAQFAWENDLYYRYRLEIVLNDAAPTGKTACVVMQNPSRAGENVADKSVQFMEKVVFKKELAEFAGVRRLIVVNQFAYIQTNDFQGLPHEIGALNDATIKDALNESDIVILGWGAANRFTARKSYVLDLLADMPQKAIYQTRMHPSRGRYDGFIQPYL from the coding sequence ATGATTTACAACCACATTGATGATGTAACAGTAACCGCCCAGTTCGCATGGGAAAATGATCTGTACTATCGCTACCGACTAGAAATAGTCCTAAACGATGCCGCACCCACAGGTAAAACAGCCTGTGTAGTGATGCAAAACCCGAGTCGTGCTGGGGAGAACGTAGCTGACAAGTCCGTTCAATTCATGGAGAAAGTGGTATTCAAAAAGGAACTGGCGGAATTCGCAGGTGTGCGCCGGCTGATAGTAGTTAATCAGTTTGCATATATCCAGACTAATGATTTTCAGGGTTTGCCACACGAAATTGGCGCGCTCAATGATGCAACTATTAAGGACGCTCTGAATGAGTCTGATATTGTCATTTTAGGTTGGGGTGCGGCCAATCGTTTTACAGCACGCAAATCCTATGTGCTTGACCTGCTTGCTGACATGCCTCAGAAGGCGATTTACCAGACTAGGATGCATCCGTCACGTGGTCGGTATGATGGTTTTATTCAGCCATATCTATAA
- a CDS encoding histone deacetylase has protein sequence MEPVSQLTECVNDVPVFFTPRMVAHFSSSSPSAAKPEKVMDAWLRLDLPIAVIEPEPVTVDQLKQAHNPDYVDQILACEIKNGFGNKLPEVAATLLYTTGAMLAAAREAIRNGKVAVAPCSGFHHAKYASAFGYCTFNGLVVTAMILKVSGLANKVGILDFDMHYGDGTDNLIEQHQLKWIEHYTAGREYEATHQTQEFLLSVSEKITKMQDCDIILYQAGADPHIKDPLGGFLTTEQLRIRDKIVFETANALGIPIAWNLAGGYQVADDGSIPEVLTIHSNTMLECIRVYVCKYKQVHQ, from the coding sequence GTGGAACCAGTCTCGCAACTTACTGAATGTGTGAACGATGTACCTGTGTTTTTTACGCCTAGGATGGTTGCCCATTTCAGTAGTTCTTCACCCAGTGCCGCCAAGCCTGAAAAGGTGATGGATGCTTGGTTAAGATTGGATCTACCGATTGCTGTTATTGAGCCTGAACCAGTGACTGTTGATCAACTTAAGCAGGCACATAATCCAGATTATGTGGATCAAATTTTGGCATGCGAAATTAAAAATGGTTTTGGCAATAAATTACCCGAGGTAGCAGCTACTTTGCTTTATACAACAGGTGCTATGCTGGCGGCGGCACGAGAAGCTATTCGTAACGGGAAAGTAGCTGTTGCACCTTGCTCAGGATTTCACCATGCAAAGTATGCATCCGCGTTTGGGTATTGCACGTTCAATGGACTGGTAGTGACGGCGATGATTTTGAAGGTGAGTGGATTAGCCAACAAAGTGGGTATCCTGGACTTTGATATGCATTATGGGGATGGCACGGATAACTTAATTGAACAGCATCAATTGAAATGGATAGAACACTATACGGCTGGACGTGAATATGAAGCTACACATCAAACCCAGGAATTCTTGTTGAGTGTCTCTGAGAAAATTACAAAGATGCAAGACTGCGACATTATCCTGTACCAGGCTGGAGCAGACCCGCATATTAAAGATCCATTAGGTGGGTTTTTAACAACTGAGCAACTAAGGATACGAGACAAGATTGTATTTGAAACGGCAAATGCGCTTGGCATACCCATCGCGTGGAATCTGGCAGGTGGTTATCAAGTTGCTGACGATGGCAGCATTCCAGAAGTATTGACCATTCATAGCAACACTATGCTTGAATGTATTAGGGTATATGTATGTAAATATAAGCAAGTGCACCAATAG